A window of Streptomyces sp. NBC_01689 genomic DNA:
GCCCCGGGCCGGGTCCGTCCCGCCGGTCGTGCCGGCGTCGCTCCCGTCGCCCTTGTCGCGCGGCTCGGCCTTGTCCCCGCCCCCACGGCCCGTGGGGGTGCCGTTCGTCTCCGGGCCGAGGAGCGCCAGGTCCTCGACCGACTTGAACGGTTTCGCGCCGGGCGGGTCCTTCGGTTCCTCGCCGTACCCCTCGACGATCGCCTTCCACGCGGCTTCCTCGTCGAACGGGACACCCTGTCCGTCCCCCGGGGGCCCGCCGACGGGCACGCCCTTCTCGTCGGGCTCGCCGCGTTCCGCGTCCTGCTCAGCCACCGGTGGCCGTCCCTTCCTGCTGACCCGCCTGTACCGCGTCGGACCGCTCGCCGACGCCGGGCGCGAGCCGGCCGATGAACGCGTAGCTCTCCTCGAAGACCCGGTCCGCGTCATGGTCCAACGTCGCCACGTGGTAGCTGTGTTCCAGGAGGACCTCCGTCACATCCGTGGACGACACCCGGCCGAGGACGCGCGCCGAGTCCACCGGCGGCACCACATGGTCCTGCGGGCTGCGCAGCAGCAGGAGCGGCTGGGTCACCTGGGGCAGCTCCCCGTCGACGATCCGGTAGAAGTTCCGCATGGAGTGCGCTGCCCGCAGGGGGACCCGGTCGTAGCCCAGTTCCGTGACCCCCTCCTTGGCGATGTCGCTCGCGATACCGCCCACGGTCGGTACGAAGTGACGGAGCAGGGGAAGGGCGTACGCGGCGGCCCCGTGCACCCTGTTCGCCGGGTTGACCACGACGATGCCGCTCACCTCGTCCCCGTGCTTCGCCGCCAGCCGCAGGGCCAGCGCGCCGCCCAGGGAGAGTCCGAGGACGAACACCCGGGTGCAGCGCTCCCGGAGGGCGCGCAGCTCGCGGTCGACCTCCGCGTACCAGTCCTGCCAGCCGGTGAGCTGCATGTCCTCCCAGCGCGTGCCGTGCCCGGGCAGCAGCGGGAGCGCGACGGTCAGCCCGCGCTCGGCGAGGAACTCGGCCCAGGGGCGCAGCGACTGGGGCGACCCAGTGAAACCGTGGCAGAGGAGGACGCCGACCTCTCCGCCCTCGTGGCGGAACGGCTCGGCTCCAGGGAGGACCGGCACCTTCGGTCTCCTGTTCGTCAGGACGGGCGG
This region includes:
- a CDS encoding alpha/beta hydrolase, whose protein sequence is MPVLPGAEPFRHEGGEVGVLLCHGFTGSPQSLRPWAEFLAERGLTVALPLLPGHGTRWEDMQLTGWQDWYAEVDRELRALRERCTRVFVLGLSLGGALALRLAAKHGDEVSGIVVVNPANRVHGAAAYALPLLRHFVPTVGGIASDIAKEGVTELGYDRVPLRAAHSMRNFYRIVDGELPQVTQPLLLLRSPQDHVVPPVDSARVLGRVSSTDVTEVLLEHSYHVATLDHDADRVFEESYAFIGRLAPGVGERSDAVQAGQQEGTATGG